A genome region from Streptomyces sp. S4.7 includes the following:
- a CDS encoding sigma-70 family RNA polymerase sigma factor, producing the protein MSGEGRNEPLGGGSGGTGTGGPPSGQVPSQGGPGGSSGAAGPSGRVGPTTGPPAGPSVGPVVPVPSPDEAGVSVPSQRERGGRPVEAPVEGQGADLPPSDSELIQRMRGGDGRAYEELYRRHSAAVLRYARTCCRDSHTADDLTAEVFARTLQAVRGGAGPEQAVRAYLLTTVRRVAAAWTKTAKREQLVDDFAVFAAQSVRSAEVSDDDTLDPGADVRAMHEAERSLAMQAFRSLPERWQAVLWHTTVEEESPSEVAPLFGLTANATAVLASRAREGLKQAYLQAHVNTAAATAGDCAQYADRLGAYARGGLRVRAERGLRKHLDECAKCRIVAGELAHVNAGIPAVLPIAVIGWFAAGYSLKAAGVVAGGAAGAAGAGAAAAGGASGSAGGTAGAAGGAAAEGLGAPMKAGIAAVVALAAAAGLVWALTGDEVPDEPRAKPPAVQPVVPEKPAPEPESEPPAAPAPAPRPSPPPEKPSPKPEPEPSPTATKAKPTPPKPEPELEPEPEPEPEAPPPAEPEPPAPAPPPPPAPEEYQVNRLRFDVTGDGSGPEVLIGQSSWLWQRTGMSIGGTRYGHGASMHASGSVTIQLNRPCATYRAMVGVDDLTLGLGAVRFSVYGDGGRLWRSPVVRGGEQAVPVNVGIGGQKRIRLVVEPHTPFDSVVVADWAQAGISCG; encoded by the coding sequence ATGAGCGGTGAGGGACGGAACGAGCCACTGGGTGGCGGCTCCGGGGGTACGGGGACGGGAGGGCCACCGTCCGGGCAGGTGCCGAGCCAGGGTGGGCCGGGAGGTTCCTCGGGAGCGGCCGGGCCGTCCGGACGTGTCGGTCCCACCACCGGTCCGCCTGCCGGTCCGTCCGTCGGTCCTGTTGTTCCCGTGCCGTCCCCGGACGAGGCCGGGGTGAGTGTGCCGTCGCAGCGCGAGCGCGGTGGCCGGCCCGTTGAAGCCCCCGTCGAGGGGCAGGGCGCCGATCTGCCCCCGTCGGACTCCGAGTTGATCCAGCGCATGCGGGGCGGTGACGGCAGGGCGTACGAGGAGCTGTACCGGCGGCACTCGGCGGCCGTGCTGCGTTACGCGCGTACCTGCTGCCGGGACTCCCACACCGCCGACGATCTGACGGCCGAGGTGTTCGCGCGCACGCTCCAGGCGGTGCGCGGGGGCGCGGGACCCGAGCAGGCGGTGCGCGCGTATCTGCTCACGACCGTACGGCGCGTCGCCGCGGCGTGGACGAAGACGGCCAAGCGCGAGCAACTGGTCGACGACTTCGCGGTGTTCGCGGCGCAGTCCGTGCGCTCGGCCGAGGTGTCGGACGACGACACCCTCGATCCGGGCGCGGACGTGCGGGCCATGCACGAGGCCGAGCGGTCGCTCGCGATGCAGGCGTTCCGCAGTCTGCCCGAGCGGTGGCAGGCGGTGCTCTGGCACACCACTGTCGAGGAGGAGTCGCCCAGCGAGGTCGCGCCCCTGTTCGGCCTCACGGCCAACGCCACCGCCGTGCTGGCCAGTCGGGCGCGTGAGGGCCTCAAGCAGGCGTATCTCCAGGCGCATGTGAACACGGCGGCCGCCACGGCCGGCGACTGCGCGCAGTACGCCGACCGGCTCGGGGCGTACGCGCGCGGCGGGCTGCGTGTCCGCGCCGAGCGCGGGCTGCGCAAGCACTTGGACGAGTGCGCGAAGTGCCGGATCGTGGCGGGCGAGTTGGCGCACGTCAACGCCGGGATTCCGGCGGTGCTCCCGATCGCGGTCATCGGCTGGTTCGCGGCCGGTTACTCGCTGAAGGCCGCCGGGGTCGTCGCCGGCGGCGCGGCGGGTGCGGCCGGAGCCGGTGCGGCGGCGGCCGGTGGCGCGTCGGGTTCGGCGGGAGGCACCGCCGGCGCGGCGGGCGGTGCGGCGGCCGAAGGGCTGGGCGCGCCGATGAAGGCGGGGATCGCCGCGGTGGTCGCCCTCGCGGCGGCGGCCGGGCTGGTGTGGGCGCTGACGGGCGACGAGGTCCCCGACGAGCCGCGGGCGAAGCCGCCCGCCGTACAGCCCGTCGTACCGGAAAAGCCCGCGCCGGAACCGGAGTCGGAGCCGCCGGCCGCGCCCGCCCCGGCGCCCCGGCCGTCACCGCCGCCGGAGAAACCCTCGCCGAAGCCGGAACCCGAGCCGAGTCCCACGGCGACGAAGGCGAAGCCGACACCGCCGAAGCCCGAGCCCGAACTCGAACCCGAACCCGAGCCCGAACCCGAGGCGCCGCCGCCCGCCGAGCCGGAGCCCCCTGCCCCGGCGCCGCCGCCTCCACCGGCGCCGGAGGAGTACCAGGTGAACCGGCTCAGGTTCGACGTGACCGGTGACGGGTCCGGTCCCGAGGTGCTGATCGGGCAGAGCAGTTGGCTCTGGCAGCGCACCGGCATGTCGATCGGCGGCACGCGTTACGGACACGGGGCGTCCATGCACGCCTCGGGTTCGGTGACCATCCAGCTCAACCGCCCGTGCGCCACCTACCGGGCGATGGTCGGCGTGGACGACCTGACGCTGGGTCTGGGCGCGGTGCGCTTCTCGGTGTACGGCGACGGCGGCCGGCTCTGGCGGTCCCCGGTGGTGCGCGGCGGCGAGCAGGCGGTGCCGGTGAACGTGGGGATCGGGGGCCAGAAGAGGATCCGGCTGGTGGTCGAACCGCACACACCGTTCGACTCGGTGGTGGTGGCCGACTGGGCGCAGGCCGGCATCAGTTGCGGCTGA
- a CDS encoding NAD(P)/FAD-dependent oxidoreductase, with translation MPHGVVKAEISRGTAPAPPPRARVLVIGGGYVGMYTALRLQQKLRRGEAEVVVVSPNAYMTYQPFLPEAAAGSISPRHVVVPLRRVLPDCKIIVGEARSIDHAKRVATLTTLASEEEAATRADTDRPGADTPDADRIPGSFEMTYDELVLAPGSVSRTLPVPGLAEHGIGFKTVEEAIALRNHVLEQLDIASSTRDPELRDAALTYVFVGGGYAGVEALAELADMARYATRYYHNVKAEDLKWILVEASDRILPEVGHDMGRYAVRELRARNIDVRLETRLDSCENRVAVLSDGTRFPTRTVVWTAGVKPHPILAATDLPLDRRGKLVCTAGLTVDGAEHAWSAGDAAAVPDLAADEPGAECAPNAQHAVRQARVLADNIVASLRGEPLHDYRHRYAGSVASLGLHKGVAQVYGRKLKGRPAWLMHRAYHLSRVPTFNRKARVLAEWTLSGLFKREIVSLGSLEHPRAEFELAAGVERPRDV, from the coding sequence ATGCCTCATGGGGTGGTGAAGGCAGAGATCTCCCGGGGGACGGCCCCCGCACCACCGCCCCGCGCCCGCGTTCTCGTCATCGGCGGCGGCTACGTCGGGATGTACACCGCGCTCCGGCTCCAGCAGAAGCTCAGGCGCGGCGAGGCGGAGGTCGTGGTCGTGTCGCCCAACGCGTACATGACCTACCAGCCGTTCCTGCCCGAGGCGGCCGCCGGCTCGATCTCACCGCGCCATGTCGTGGTGCCGCTGCGCCGCGTCCTGCCGGACTGCAAGATCATCGTCGGTGAGGCGAGATCCATCGACCACGCCAAGCGTGTCGCGACGCTCACCACCCTCGCCTCCGAGGAAGAGGCCGCCACAAGAGCGGACACCGACCGCCCCGGCGCCGACACCCCGGACGCGGACCGGATCCCCGGCTCCTTCGAGATGACGTACGACGAACTCGTCCTCGCCCCCGGCTCGGTCTCCCGCACCCTCCCGGTCCCCGGCCTCGCCGAACACGGCATCGGCTTCAAGACCGTCGAGGAAGCCATCGCCCTGCGCAACCACGTCCTGGAGCAGCTGGACATCGCCTCCTCCACCCGCGACCCGGAACTGCGCGACGCCGCACTCACCTATGTCTTCGTCGGCGGCGGCTACGCGGGCGTCGAAGCGCTCGCCGAACTCGCCGACATGGCCCGCTACGCCACCCGCTACTACCACAACGTCAAGGCCGAGGACCTGAAGTGGATCCTGGTCGAGGCGTCGGACCGCATCCTTCCCGAGGTCGGCCACGACATGGGCAGGTACGCGGTCCGTGAGCTGCGGGCCCGCAACATCGACGTACGCCTCGAAACCCGGCTCGACTCCTGCGAGAACCGGGTCGCCGTACTGAGCGACGGCACCCGCTTCCCCACCCGTACCGTCGTCTGGACGGCGGGCGTCAAGCCGCACCCGATCCTCGCCGCCACCGACCTCCCCCTCGACAGACGGGGCAAGCTCGTCTGTACGGCAGGACTCACCGTCGACGGCGCCGAACACGCCTGGTCGGCGGGTGACGCCGCCGCCGTCCCCGACCTGGCGGCGGACGAGCCCGGCGCCGAATGCGCCCCCAACGCGCAACACGCCGTCCGCCAGGCCCGGGTTCTCGCCGACAACATCGTCGCCTCCCTGAGAGGTGAACCGCTGCACGACTACCGTCACCGGTACGCCGGTTCCGTCGCCTCGCTCGGCCTCCACAAGGGCGTCGCGCAGGTGTACGGCCGAAAGCTCAAGGGCCGTCCGGCGTGGCTGATGCACCGCGCGTACCACCTCAGCCGCGTCCCCACCTTCAACCGCAAGGCGCGCGTGCTGGCGGAGTGGACCCTCTCGGGACTGTTCAAACGGGAGATCGTCTCCCTCGGCTCCCTGGAGCACCCACGTGCCGAGTTCGAACTCGCCGCCGGAGTGGAACGACCCCGAGACGTCTGA
- a CDS encoding helix-turn-helix domain-containing protein translates to MHIQDSHWQAVVSVDGNGRASTGGIGRAAPLRVDAQRNLEHVLRAAREVFGELGYGAPMEDVARRARVGVGTVYRRFPSKDVLVRRIAEEETSRLTEQARAALGQEDEPWSALARFLRTSVASGAGRLLPPQVLRVGVDVDESTVVPDSADEARVPHQRQSGQPDLRVVVAGEHTSVGSVGALDEELVEPASGTVELLDVVGQLVERARSAGELRPGVTVADVLLVIATAAPALPDAAQQAAASARLLDILLEGLRSRAA, encoded by the coding sequence ATGCACATTCAGGATTCTCATTGGCAGGCCGTCGTCTCCGTGGACGGCAACGGACGCGCGAGCACCGGCGGAATCGGTCGGGCCGCACCGCTGCGCGTCGACGCTCAGCGCAATCTCGAACACGTCCTGCGGGCGGCTCGTGAGGTGTTCGGCGAGCTCGGTTACGGGGCGCCGATGGAGGACGTGGCGCGCCGGGCCCGGGTCGGGGTCGGCACGGTCTACCGGCGGTTCCCCAGCAAGGACGTGCTGGTCCGCCGGATAGCCGAGGAGGAGACCTCCCGGCTGACGGAGCAGGCCCGGGCGGCTCTGGGGCAGGAGGACGAGCCGTGGTCCGCGCTCGCCCGCTTCCTGCGGACGTCGGTGGCTTCCGGCGCGGGCAGGCTGCTGCCGCCGCAGGTGCTGAGGGTCGGGGTGGACGTCGACGAGTCGACGGTCGTGCCGGACTCGGCGGACGAGGCACGGGTGCCGCATCAGCGGCAGTCCGGGCAGCCGGACCTGCGCGTGGTCGTGGCGGGGGAGCACACCTCGGTCGGCTCGGTCGGCGCCTTGGACGAGGAGCTGGTGGAACCGGCTTCCGGCACGGTCGAACTGCTTGATGTCGTGGGGCAGTTGGTCGAGCGCGCGCGGTCGGCCGGCGAGCTGCGGCCGGGGGTGACGGTGGCTGATGTACTGCTGGTGATAGCCACGGCGGCGCCCGCGCTGCCGGACGCTGCTCAGCAGGCGGCGGCTTCGGCCCGGCTGCTGGACATCCTGCTCGAAGGGCTTCGGTCCCGGGCGGCTTAG